The genomic region tcagcctccctcccctctgccccttccctctgcgCCTCGCTCTGTGCCGGCAGAGAGGCCGGGGAGGTGCTCCTTTGCGTGGGGCAGCTGGTGTGACACCCCCCCGAGCTCCCGCTGTCTGCTCTGCCCGCTTTCCTGCGGGCAGGCGTGAGAGCAGCGGGAGAGAAGGGGCATGCTatgctgggaggagaggacacCGTCCAGCCTGCCAGCAGGCCACGGGATGGAGCCAGGGTGCTGCCCGACGGCTTTCTCCAACGGGCGTCCCTGTTTCTCCACGGCACAAAGACGTTGCTCGGGTGCAGTGGCTGCGTGTGCAGCGGGctctgctgaaggcagccagGGATCTCTTGGGACTCATGCTCCCACGGGCCTGACCTTGCCCTCACTGTCCTTTTGCTAGCACCACCGCGTGCCACTCAGCCCTCCCAACCCCACCAGCTCTCTCCTGGCGGTGACCCAGGCCCCCTCTGCCCAGGGAGAAAGCATTCACGCTCCTCCTGCCATGGCCCTGCAGGCAAACCTGCTTTGCTCCCTGGCATCTTCCCCCAACACCGTGCGTGCATCGCACCTTCAGAGGGAAGGTCTGAATGGCCTCTTTTGCCACATCGTACATGAAGGTCACCAGGAGAGTTTCCTCTTCTCCGTCCACATCCACTCCCTGTGGGGCAAAGCACAAGGAGAGCAGCTCAGACTCGTCCCGACAAAGAGGGAACGTAGGTGCTGGGTCAGCCCTGTTACCTACCCACCCTCCCCTGGGGCTCTAGCCCTAGTCTAGCACTGGTTACGGTGGAGCTCAGGCTCCGCTTGAGTTTTAGTCAAGAACCCTGAGCTGCTTGGCCAGAACAAGTCTTAAGAGGGAGGAGACCTCTAGAGCCCTTAGGAGGAGACTCCTAGAGCCTCACCAGGGCCCTGCAGTGCTCAGGAGACCGGGACTCCAACCTCAGAGGAGGCACAAAAGCAAGGAAGACCCTGTCATGGCTTTCCCCCAGGACCAGATCCGCACCAGAAGCACCCAGCAGAGACTTACAAAGACAGCGATGTCCCTGGGGGCGCTGGTGACGGTCCCAGATGGAGAGACTTCTTTGGAGATGTGCTGCACAGTGATGGCAGTCAGGTGGACTCGCGCTGGCAACCTGATGACCACCTGGCCCTGACGCCCTGGGAAAGGCCAGCAGTTTCCCGGGGAAACATCCGGCTGCAACCAGAAAGCCAGAGCAATGAAGCGTGAGAGAGTGTTGGGGCCAAGACAACTGCCCACGTAGCTTGAAGCGTAGGCACCGGTGTGTCTGTGGGGTCTATTTCAGCTTGAAAATGAGGTGTGTGTGAGGAAGTGGACAGAAGCAGGAGGCCTCCTTCCCTGACCGACCTTTGCCAGGGCTGTCAGTATTATGGAGCAGAGGAGAACAGCGGTTACGAAACCATTCTAGTCAGGGCCTTGCAGAAACACATccctgcccaggggctctgcaggGCACCCCCCACCTCTCGCCTCCCACCCCCAAGACGGCGCAACACTGGACCGAAGGGAGAGCCCTGAGGTCAGTCTCCAACttcacaggaagaaaggaaagaatttcctcTCGATTTCTGCTACAATACCTGCAAAATGCGATCGGGACTGCGGGGAGTGCAAAAGAACTCAATAAACCTCCAGAACCAGTCCTTTTTGCAGGTGTAGGTCTCCGAAGTTCTCTGCAGGTCAATGCTggcacctgcagggaggggaaagcagAGGACTGCAAGAGGCCACAGACGAGGAGGGCTTGGTGCTCAGACACTATTTCTgacaccgccagccagctgcgCCTCTGTCAGTCCTGTCCTCGTCCCAGGCTGGTGGGCTGCCCAGCTGCCCAGCCGCGCAGGGGAATGAGGGCGGCCACGTGCCTGGTGACTGCTGCACTCCCAGCGCCAGCAGGAGAAGGTCTGAGGGTTCTGGGAGACACACGGTGCCCACGTGAATGGCAGCAGACCCAAGCTGAGGGCTTGCTGCGTGGGCAGCCAAGGACGGCCCGGCCATCTCCTTTTCCAATGccgaggagaggaagagagcccCTCCGTCCGCACAGGAACACGTGCGGGGGCAGCGCCAGAGGCAGCATGAGGATGCCGAGGGCAGGGTTGGGAGGGAGTCTGAGAGAGCTGCTCTGCCACAGCCttgccctgggaccccccaagCATTTCAGCTCCCCCACTTTGGAGAGCAGCGCCTGGAGCGCAGGCGCCTTTGGGGAGGGCTGCAGACAAGCGCAGGGCAAGGAGACGGGGCTGCTTGTGTCCATACCAGAGCTTTGCAGGGCCCAGTCAGACATCTCCACGTAGGCTTCCAAAGCCCTCTCAGATGCTGCCTGCTTCATTTCCTCGACTTCCTGGGAACGCCataaacaaacagagaaaaggagcacATCAACGTTCAGCGTGGCTACTAGCGCCCGGAGCGGCAAAGGGCCACTGTCAGAAAGGCAAGGCAAACCCTCTCCACGGAGCTGCAGGACTGAGGAACAGTGTCTGTGTCCACAGCCATGGCCACGGCCCCGAGGTGGGTTGATGAGGGTCCCCACACCCTCGTCCCCATCCTCCACACTCTCCAGGGCAGGTGGAAGGTGGACTCAAGCCCTGCCAGCGATGGCTGGCCCCCCGTGAGCGTGCCTGGGTCCCACccctgcctgaggagcccagccagagcagccagaggtgctggcGTGCCAAGGGAGTCCTGCGCTGCCTGAAGCGGCCGGTGAAAGTGGGGCCGGAGAAGGGcctgtgcagcccaggaggccCCTGGGGCAAAGGCTGGCTGACTGCAGTCAGCAGTCCCACACACCCACAGCCCCAAGGGCTTCTGCCCAGCCAAGCCTCCTTCCCCACACGCCGCAGCACCTGCTTCACGCTGCTGATCTCTGCCCTCAGCCgagccacctcctccagcattAGCTGCATCTTTTGAGTTTGCTGCGCCATTAAAACCGGGCAGTTCCTGCAGGAACCAGGAAAGCAGATGTTGTCAGAGAGCTGCCCACCCCACTGGGAGCCTCTGAGCTCAGCAAGGAGGAGAGACACACGTGCGTTCCCTGCTTTGCCAGCGCTTCCCTTCCGCACCAGCTGGCGcaagaggcaaaggcaggaagGGCCGTGCGGGAGCCCCGGCTCTCAGGCAAATGGGTGCAGGGACACGAGGTCGTCTGACCCTTCTGCACAGACCCAATTCCAGCCCAGGAAACATCGCTTACCACAGGGGCTTCAGGCCTGGCAGCGAGGTCCCGCAGTAAACAGCAGCTGCAATTCACATCAGCAAGAGACAGTTATTTTACCGGGGGTGCTGGCGATGCCTGCAGTGGCGTTGTCTGTCCCTGTTGccttggggctggggcagcaggtgagctgaggaggtgggggacgtggggtgcagggagaggACACACCTCTgaccgggggccatcagcctggGCTTGAGCGGACTGCGCAGCCGTGATCTTCAGGTGTGCTCGGTGCCCCAGAGCTATTCCCCATTTCCCCTCACTGCCCCAGTGAGCACCGAGACCAGGCTGCTGGGCGAGGAGAGGTACCTCTCCATCGGTCCCCCTGCACGGCCCCTGCCCTCTGGGAATCCCCAGGTCAGGCTTGCAAGAGCTACCCCCGTCTCTCGCAGAGGTGCCGACTAAGTGAGCCCTGTGGTCCGGTAGGCAGGGCAGCAGTGTGACTGGGAGGCTACCAGTCTTACTGGGAGCCCAGAAGGCAGTCCCACTCAAGGACTTGCTTGGGAAGCACTTGGGCCACGGGAGTTTCCGCACATACTGGCCCAAAAGGAAAGGTGGCgtccagcccagccaggctgtcGCTCTCAGATGGTTGCTCATGAAAACTCACCAAGAGCCAGGGGGAGCAACAAGACGACTTGCAAGAACGCCTTCTTCTGCAGGGCCATCTTTTGCCTGAAAAAGAGGGAGTCCTGGTGCTGTCATGATCCAAGCCTTGGACAAACCCCTTCACAGGCGGATTTCCCTTTTCAGGCCAAACAGACACCGTTTTGGAAGCCTGCTGCTGACAGAGAACTGACAGAGCAGCGTCCAGCAGGAACACGATTTCTGTCCACATCGTTCAACGCTGCCGGCAGCTCTTCCCCAAAGGAAGGTCTCCAGGAAGATCATCCCAGGAAGCAAAGACGTCGAGCACACGAAGAGTGCTTTCCAGCAGTCTTTCTGGTGCGGACCTTGCTCTCCCTCTGGCTGAGGAAGCAGGCCTGTtctcccttgccatcacacacaTCCCTCTTAGGGCAAGTGTTTTCCCGCAGAGCTGGGAAGCGCAGGAGCCTTGTCCGCCTTTCCTCCCAGAGGCCTCCACAGACCGGCGTGGTCTCTTGCCTGAGCTGGGGAAAACCCTTGCCCTGCGGAGGCTTGGCTCTGCACCCGAGCGTCTGGCTACGGGGCAGTTTGTCCTGCCGCAGCCAAAGCTTGGGGCTGCAGCAAATGGCTGCCGAGGGGCTTTGCTCTTGGCTCCCCTGAGAATGGCCACAGCACGAGCAGCGCCCAAGCTGAGGCGCCCCACTGGGAGCCccgggctgctggctggggagcaccctctgctctgccctttgcTGGTACCGGCCCTCAGACACCCCTGTTCTACCCCCCATCCGCAGCAGAAACATGTCGTACGTACGCGGCCAAGAGGCACATGCTCAGCAGATGTCTCCACAGAGAGACCAGGGCAACAGCCAGAAGGCAAGGAAGGCTGAAGACCGTCCCTGGgcaaagaaaccagagaaaagttAAGCCTGCCCC from Rissa tridactyla isolate bRisTri1 chromosome 23, bRisTri1.patW.cur.20221130, whole genome shotgun sequence harbors:
- the LOC128900970 gene encoding sperm-associated antigen 4 protein-like, with amino-acid sequence MWTEIVFLLDAALQKMALQKKAFLQVVLLLPLALAAVYCGTSLPGLKPLWNCPVLMAQQTQKMQLMLEEVARLRAEISSVKQEVEEMKQAASERALEAYVEMSDWALQSSGASIDLQRTSETYTCKKDWFWRFIEFFCTPRSPDRILQPDVSPGNCWPFPGRQGQVVIRLPARVHLTAITVQHISKEVSPSGTVTSAPRDIAVFGVDVDGEEETLLVTFMYDVAKEAIQTFPLKNAPHPRAFSYLKLLVKSNWGNPKYTCIYRVQVHGKMAKPNSFN